Proteins encoded within one genomic window of Lentisphaerota bacterium:
- the rplT gene encoding 50S ribosomal protein L20: MPRVTNAPASRERRRRRLDLAKGFRGSRSKLFRQATEAVDRSQRLATVHRKQRKRDFRHLWIARVNAAARANGITYSRLIEGLTKANITLNRKMLAEIAIHDGEGFKAIIEKARAALA; encoded by the coding sequence ATGCCCAGAGTTACCAATGCCCCGGCGTCGCGCGAGCGCAGGCGCCGGCGTCTAGACCTCGCGAAGGGATTTCGCGGGTCACGCAGCAAGCTTTTCCGTCAGGCGACTGAGGCGGTTGACCGGTCTCAGCGGCTGGCGACGGTCCACCGCAAGCAGCGCAAGCGGGATTTCCGTCATCTGTGGATCGCCCGCGTCAACGCGGCGGCCCGCGCCAATGGCATCACCTACAGCCGGCTGATTGAAGGCCTGACCAAGGCGAACATCACGCTGAACCGCAAGATGCTGGCCGAGATCGCGATCCACGATGGCGAGGGATTCAAGGCGATCATCGAGAAGGCGCGCGCGGCGCTGGCCTGA
- the rpmI gene encoding 50S ribosomal protein L35: MPKMKTKKAATKRFKMSATGKVLQSQGGKSHLNACKSRKRKRNLRGMCVLSEADQPRIKRMLSNYKG, translated from the coding sequence ATGCCCAAAATGAAAACAAAAAAAGCCGCGACGAAGCGGTTTAAAATGTCGGCCACGGGCAAGGTGTTGCAGAGCCAGGGGGGCAAGTCCCACCTGAACGCCTGCAAATCGCGCAAACGCAAGCGCAATCTCCGTGGCATGTGTGTGCTCAGTGAGGCGGACCAGCCGCGCATCAAACGCATGTTGTCGAACTACAAAGGCTGA